Genomic segment of Gloeocapsa sp. DLM2.Bin57:
CTAATTTTAACGGAACACAATTTAATTAAATCAGCTTGGGGTGAATTGTTATTATCTGGTGAAATTGATCTAGTCACCACTAATCTTTCGCAAGCTATTCTCACTTATGAACTCTATAACCCGAAAACAGGAACAAGATTAGTACAAAAGCAACAAGATTTAGATATAGCTTATTTACCAGGAAAATTTGAGCTAAATCTAGAGATAAATCCTTATTGGAACAGTTGTTTAATCTTAGGACAAATACATTTAGATGTTAGTTATAATGAATCAAGGATGAGAACCACTCAAGACTTTAAAATTATCTCTCATCCCTCCCAACTCTTGCAAAAATTCAAACAGCTACAGTATCAACTCGAACCTTCTAGTTATCCTAAACTAAAATTAATCGATTTTAACAGTAAAAAACCTATCGAACTACCTGATTTACCTAAAAATACAGAGTCAGAGCATTTACAGGAAGCCTTTGCAGCTTTAGAATTAGATAAGCGATTTTGGTTACGTCTCAATCAACTAGCTAACTCAGAATAAACTGTGCTAGATTGCGACGTGGATTACTAGTGCGCAACTCTTTGAGTTTTTGATAATATTCTTTTTCTTGAGTACTGAGATTATCTGGTATAACAATTTGAACTTTAACTAGTTGATCACCTCTAGCTTGATTAGCTGTGGACCAACCTTTTCCCTTCAGACGTAAAGATTGACCAGAACGAATATTAGGGGGTATCTTTAATTGAACCATTCCATCAGGAGTAGGAACATCAATACTTGCACCTAATACCGCTTCATCAGGAGTAATCGGAACTTCACAAACTAAGTTATTACCCTCAAATTTGAAAAAAGGATGATCTTCTAATTCAACGTTGATAGAAACCGATAAACCCTGTAGAGAGATACGCAGACGCTGACCTGGTTTTACACCCGCAGGAATGCGCACTTCTTTGATTTGATTACCTAATCTTAGCCTTTTGGTGACACCTCGATAAGCTTCGGCAAAAGTTAAACGAAGAGTAGTTTCAGTTTCGCTTCTAGGTGCTTGTCCAGTGCTAAAGTCAGTATAGGGATTCCTAGAAGTACCAGTAGTGGCAAATTTGCCTAATAACTCATTAATAAAGTCATCAAAACTACCATATTGACTGAAGTCAAAACCATCATAACTAACATTGGGGCGAGTTGTTCCACTACCCCAGTTAGGTTGTTCTGCTTGTTGCCAA
This window contains:
- a CDS encoding J domain-containing protein — its product is MASTNFKDYYATLGVSKTATPEEIKKTFRKLALKYHPDRNPGDKVAEARFKEISEAYEILSDAEKRSKYDRFGQYWQQAEQPNWGSGTTRPNVSYDGFDFSQYGSFDDFINELLGKFATTGTSRNPYTDFSTGQAPRSETETTLRLTFAEAYRGVTKRLRLGNQIKEVRIPAGVKPGQRLRISLQGLSVSINVELEDHPFFKFEGNNLVCEVPITPDEAVLGASIDVPTPDGMVQLKIPPNIRSGQSLRLKGKGWSTANQARGDQLVKVQIVIPDNLSTQEKEYYQKLKELRTSNPRRNLAQFILS